One genomic region from Spirulina subsalsa PCC 9445 encodes:
- the hmpF gene encoding pilus motility taxis protein HmpF, with protein MLYLAEVRKQKGGFMAKGATELKLLACQRNDQSWSAVQGDEVITADEANAFEQGALVLVNLNNNRQVQSPPEAAGAQIVRNLERLSKLQEKIKTQEEEIEAWKQSLTLQAQELNKREMELMAELEQLEAAQDQAPSAAVPEAGVGSEELQKAKEEADRIREEFERKTQELEQAWAHLRGEQARFEERKGELAQTGGGVGIDPAQLNHLQELVNYLETTVLPTDGLRQQVQEAIALLDQQKSTLGEYWVQLDEQRSDAQRQQTEVDQQSETLETRQQELQSQFNALESLKDQVSQQEYQVGLKQASLELLHQQQEQQRSLEALVARLGSSDSGESESSGTVDVGALETMALEELQRVVEGLEQDLAKLVRFVEDQEEELNLQREAVEEIQEKLKNANVYEASALEQELADEQEQKKLLDQTLIGQRRTLAERRSVLRQHLRVLRRRQGIPDEEVGETGLDLTPLLGELTTQQETTVNLVQALEGELKDCQGALEQSQGELNDQQAAYDALKHEVEELEVNLEETHASTALLWGRVNLYEEILKPMQDGLEGVQQQLEAIAALLDQTQETAQYQQEAVGNLQQAVSELAG; from the coding sequence GTGTTGTATCTCGCAGAAGTACGCAAGCAGAAAGGCGGGTTCATGGCGAAGGGAGCAACAGAACTCAAGTTGCTGGCCTGCCAACGGAATGACCAGAGTTGGAGCGCTGTCCAGGGGGATGAAGTCATCACCGCAGACGAGGCCAATGCTTTTGAGCAGGGCGCTCTGGTCTTGGTGAACCTCAATAACAATCGACAAGTTCAAAGCCCCCCGGAAGCGGCAGGGGCGCAAATTGTCCGCAATTTGGAACGCCTCTCGAAGTTACAGGAGAAAATCAAAACCCAAGAGGAGGAGATTGAGGCCTGGAAGCAATCCCTGACGTTACAAGCTCAGGAGTTGAATAAGCGCGAGATGGAGTTAATGGCCGAACTCGAACAGCTTGAGGCGGCTCAAGACCAAGCCCCCAGCGCTGCTGTCCCGGAGGCCGGGGTGGGGAGTGAGGAACTCCAGAAGGCGAAGGAAGAGGCGGATCGGATTCGAGAGGAGTTTGAACGCAAAACTCAGGAGTTGGAGCAGGCTTGGGCGCATTTACGGGGAGAACAAGCCCGTTTTGAGGAGCGTAAGGGGGAATTAGCCCAGACTGGGGGTGGGGTTGGTATTGACCCGGCTCAGTTGAATCACTTGCAAGAGTTGGTGAACTATTTGGAAACGACGGTGCTTCCGACGGATGGTTTACGGCAGCAAGTACAGGAGGCGATCGCCTTATTGGACCAACAGAAAAGCACGTTGGGTGAGTATTGGGTGCAGTTGGATGAACAACGTTCTGATGCTCAACGCCAACAGACGGAGGTGGATCAACAAAGTGAGACGCTCGAAACTCGCCAACAAGAACTACAAAGCCAGTTTAATGCTCTAGAAAGCCTGAAAGACCAAGTGAGTCAACAGGAGTATCAAGTCGGTCTGAAGCAAGCCAGTCTGGAGTTATTGCACCAACAGCAAGAGCAGCAAAGGAGTTTAGAGGCCTTGGTGGCTCGTCTGGGTAGCTCGGACAGTGGGGAGAGTGAATCGAGTGGTACGGTGGATGTGGGTGCTTTGGAAACGATGGCCTTGGAGGAATTACAGAGGGTTGTTGAGGGTTTAGAACAAGACCTAGCTAAGTTGGTGCGGTTTGTGGAAGACCAAGAAGAGGAGCTAAATCTCCAACGGGAAGCGGTCGAGGAAATTCAAGAGAAACTGAAAAACGCTAATGTATATGAGGCTTCAGCTTTAGAACAGGAGTTAGCCGATGAACAGGAACAGAAAAAACTCTTGGATCAAACCTTAATCGGTCAACGGCGGACTCTGGCCGAACGTCGCTCGGTGTTGCGGCAACATTTACGAGTGTTGCGCCGCCGTCAAGGGATTCCCGATGAGGAGGTTGGAGAAACGGGTCTGGATTTAACTCCCCTGCTGGGTGAGTTGACCACTCAACAAGAGACGACGGTGAATCTGGTGCAAGCGCTGGAAGGGGAGTTAAAGGATTGTCAAGGGGCATTGGAACAGTCTCAAGGAGAATTAAACGATCAACAAGCGGCCTATGATGCTCTAAAACATGAGGTGGAGGAGTTGGAGGTTAATCTAGAGGAAACCCATGCCTCGACGGCGTTGTTGTGGGGACGGGTGAATTTGTATGAGGAAATCCTGAAACCTATGCAGGATGGTCTAGAGGGAGTCCAACAGCAGTTAGAGGCGATCGCCGCTTTACTCGACCAAACCCAAGAAACCGCCCAGTATCAACAAGAGGCGGTGGGCAATTTGCAGCAAGCTGTTAGTGAATTGGCGGGCTAA
- a CDS encoding KGK domain-containing protein translates to MTSEWGKTDVDKKFEPLSGGEVISVDPSIQILIGHSTFRVSELGDALKAELIKQGIGGLTPDKEGWLEDDGIQCEVLRFGALGWQKGKVRIHLEFCPVEAEDAPAPKQTAQPKVAKSPPPVAPPVLEEEEEILVTEDEDLLDLAEEDESDTFLAEETAASPEMEEDLLLEEESFESFDLAPEASESQEDDVFFEDLEEESLEEEDVALVEDVFGDTTSEDAADEEMFGEGELDLGETETADDEMFDEGELDLGEAETADAEMFGADLTSEGQDEFFGDLETEEPSASVDFAVEELDLDEEADVEDVFADAPDFGDEDEVELNLGEETVEEVFSDAPDLLSEEDEASELDLSEEFLTEDSLGDVELDTSEDDLFGGEGELELEEADDALFTSEGEGELELGAAFGEEDDDLFGGTLGDDEEMFNSIDEDLDWGVSSDDDQLILDDGDGETKKSGDFADIWQDIEEL, encoded by the coding sequence ATGACTAGCGAATGGGGTAAAACAGACGTGGATAAAAAATTTGAACCACTTTCGGGCGGTGAAGTAATCTCAGTTGATCCCTCGATCCAGATTTTGATCGGCCATAGTACCTTTCGGGTGAGTGAATTGGGGGATGCCCTCAAAGCCGAACTGATTAAACAAGGGATTGGAGGACTCACCCCGGACAAAGAAGGCTGGCTGGAAGATGACGGAATTCAATGTGAAGTCTTACGCTTTGGGGCTTTAGGCTGGCAAAAAGGCAAGGTGAGAATCCATCTCGAATTCTGCCCTGTCGAGGCGGAGGACGCCCCCGCCCCAAAGCAGACCGCCCAGCCTAAAGTGGCGAAATCACCGCCCCCTGTTGCTCCCCCTGTGCTGGAGGAAGAGGAAGAGATCCTCGTTACTGAGGATGAGGATCTCTTAGACTTGGCCGAGGAAGACGAGAGCGACACTTTCTTAGCGGAAGAAACGGCCGCCTCTCCTGAGATGGAGGAAGACTTACTCCTAGAAGAAGAATCCTTTGAGTCCTTTGATCTAGCCCCAGAAGCCTCTGAGTCTCAAGAGGATGACGTTTTCTTTGAGGATCTCGAGGAGGAAAGCTTAGAAGAGGAAGATGTCGCCCTCGTTGAGGATGTATTCGGGGACACAACCTCAGAAGATGCCGCCGATGAGGAGATGTTTGGCGAGGGAGAATTAGACCTAGGGGAAACAGAAACCGCCGACGACGAAATGTTTGATGAGGGGGAATTAGACCTAGGAGAAGCAGAAACCGCCGATGCGGAGATGTTTGGCGCTGACCTGACCTCAGAGGGTCAAGATGAATTCTTTGGGGACTTGGAAACAGAAGAACCCTCTGCCAGTGTAGATTTTGCGGTAGAAGAATTGGACTTAGACGAAGAAGCCGATGTTGAGGATGTCTTTGCCGATGCGCCGGATTTTGGCGATGAGGACGAGGTGGAGTTAAATCTCGGTGAGGAAACGGTGGAAGAGGTGTTTAGTGATGCACCGGATCTTTTATCGGAGGAGGATGAGGCCTCGGAATTGGATTTATCGGAAGAATTTCTCACGGAGGATTCCCTCGGAGACGTTGAGTTAGACACCTCTGAGGATGACCTGTTTGGGGGGGAAGGTGAACTAGAACTAGAGGAAGCGGATGATGCTCTGTTTACGTCGGAAGGGGAGGGAGAATTAGAGTTAGGGGCGGCCTTTGGAGAGGAGGACGATGATCTGTTTGGCGGTACCCTAGGCGATGATGAGGAAATGTTTAATAGCATTGATGAAGATTTGGATTGGGGGGTTTCCAGTGATGATGATCAGTTAATCCTGGATGATGGGGATGGGGAAACCAAGAAAAGCGGAGATTTTGCCGATATTTGGCAAGATATTGAGGAACTATAA
- the tilS gene encoding tRNA lysidine(34) synthetase TilS, translating into MVSPLWTPLHARFHQTLRQRSLLPPQQKILVALSGGQDSLCLLQLLWDLGRKWHWELRVAHCDHGWPGDQGLADHVRAWVNQYPLPLFCPVAVALPQTEAAARAWRYRVLLEIAQEEGCPVIVTGHTQSDRAETLLYNLIRGSGTAGLTALTWQRPLSPLVQLVRPLLNISRAETGQFCQHHALPVWSDPYNQNLKYARNRLRQEIIPALQTHFNPQVETTLAQTAEILQGELDYLEQLTTEACKTAVDDPLPRLNRLTLQKLPLALKRRVVRRFLQQYLPHHPTFEQIEAVTGLIHAPNRSRTSSLTGGLWAEVEGSYIQLTASS; encoded by the coding sequence ATGGTTTCGCCCCTCTGGACTCCCCTCCATGCCCGTTTCCACCAAACGTTACGACAACGTTCTCTCCTCCCCCCCCAGCAGAAAATTCTGGTGGCACTGTCGGGGGGGCAGGATTCCCTTTGTTTGTTACAGTTGCTCTGGGATTTGGGGCGCAAATGGCACTGGGAGTTAAGGGTTGCCCATTGTGATCATGGTTGGCCAGGGGATCAAGGCTTGGCGGATCATGTCCGGGCTTGGGTGAATCAGTACCCGTTGCCTCTGTTTTGTCCGGTGGCCGTGGCCTTGCCCCAAACAGAAGCGGCGGCTAGGGCTTGGCGCTATCGGGTGTTATTGGAGATTGCCCAAGAGGAAGGGTGTCCGGTGATTGTGACAGGACATACTCAGAGCGATCGCGCTGAAACTCTCCTCTATAATCTCATTCGCGGGTCCGGCACGGCTGGACTCACCGCCCTGACTTGGCAACGCCCCCTTTCCCCCCTCGTGCAGTTAGTCCGCCCCCTGCTCAATATTTCTCGCGCTGAAACCGGGCAATTCTGCCAACATCATGCTCTCCCGGTGTGGTCAGATCCCTATAACCAAAACCTCAAATATGCCCGCAATCGGCTTCGACAGGAGATTATCCCCGCCCTACAAACCCACTTTAACCCCCAAGTAGAAACCACCCTTGCCCAAACCGCCGAGATCCTACAAGGGGAGTTAGACTACCTCGAACAACTCACCACAGAAGCCTGTAAAACCGCCGTTGACGACCCATTACCCCGTTTGAATCGTTTAACCCTGCAAAAACTCCCCCTCGCCTTAAAACGGCGGGTTGTACGGCGTTTTTTACAGCAATACCTCCCCCATCATCCCACCTTTGAGCAGATCGAAGCCGTGACCGGGTTAATTCACGCCCCCAACCGCAGCCGGACATCCAGCTTAACGGGGGGGCTGTGGGCAGAAGTGGAAGGGAGTTATATTCAACTGACTGCTTCTTCTTAG
- a CDS encoding DUF1824 family protein, translating into MSNLTLASAREILDQYSCKETKLVTSREQKAELQGALLLLVEQSEAENLGVCADNLSQGYQALASYLKAFGYRVPFEVEECQSEDEAVYIKFNTGKMSHYAESYTGAYRGVLVACQAEDQQVNGIYGHLPLDLFA; encoded by the coding sequence ATGTCTAATTTAACCCTAGCCTCAGCCCGTGAAATTTTAGATCAGTACAGTTGTAAGGAAACCAAATTAGTCACTTCTAGAGAACAGAAAGCCGAATTACAGGGGGCGTTATTATTATTAGTTGAACAATCAGAGGCGGAAAATTTGGGCGTTTGTGCCGATAATTTATCTCAAGGATATCAAGCCCTAGCCAGCTATTTAAAAGCCTTTGGTTATCGAGTTCCCTTTGAAGTTGAAGAGTGTCAGTCTGAAGATGAAGCGGTTTATATTAAGTTTAATACCGGAAAAATGAGCCATTATGCAGAGAGTTATACAGGAGCTTATCGTGGGGTTTTAGTGGCTTGTCAAGCGGAAGATCAACAAGTGAACGGGATTTATGGACACCTCCCCTTAGATTTATTTGCCTAA
- the ccsB gene encoding c-type cytochrome biogenesis protein CcsB, producing MDLVALQHNLDNLSFAVLFLTMLVYWSGAAFPNLPYLAFCGTLGMAIANFCMAALLGARWLEAGYFPLSNLYESLFFLAWGVTTIHLIAEAMSRSRLTGVFTSPLAMGITAFAALSLPPEMQNSAPLVPALKSNWLMMHVSVMMLSYATLLVGSLLAIAFLVITRGQEIQLQGSSLGTGSYRLKSSLTLEPNVALASTPDLPSGNTTVLQTVNLTTAPRLSPQRLTLAETLDNISYRIIGLGFPLLTIGIIAGGVWANEAWGSYWSWDPKETWALITWLVFAAYLHARITKGWQGRKPAILAATGFCVVWICYLGVNLLGKGLHSYGWFF from the coding sequence ATGGATTTAGTTGCTCTTCAGCACAATCTAGATAATCTGTCCTTTGCCGTCTTGTTTTTGACTATGTTGGTCTATTGGTCTGGGGCGGCGTTTCCCAATCTGCCCTATTTAGCCTTTTGTGGCACCTTGGGGATGGCGATCGCAAATTTCTGTATGGCCGCCCTTCTAGGAGCGCGCTGGCTAGAAGCGGGCTACTTTCCCCTGAGCAATCTTTACGAATCCCTCTTTTTCCTCGCTTGGGGAGTCACCACCATCCACCTAATCGCCGAGGCCATGAGTCGTTCCCGTCTCACCGGAGTCTTTACCTCCCCCCTCGCTATGGGCATCACCGCCTTTGCAGCCCTCTCCCTGCCCCCAGAAATGCAGAACTCCGCCCCCCTCGTACCCGCCCTCAAATCCAACTGGCTGATGATGCACGTTAGCGTCATGATGCTCAGTTACGCCACCCTATTAGTCGGCTCCCTCTTAGCCATTGCCTTTTTAGTCATCACTCGCGGCCAAGAGATCCAACTGCAAGGCAGTTCCCTTGGCACGGGCAGTTATCGGCTCAAATCTTCCCTCACCTTAGAACCCAATGTTGCCCTAGCTTCTACCCCTGATCTCCCCTCGGGCAACACCACCGTTTTACAAACCGTCAACCTCACCACCGCCCCCCGTCTCTCCCCCCAACGCCTCACCCTTGCCGAAACCCTCGATAACATCAGTTACCGGATTATTGGTCTGGGCTTCCCCCTCCTGACTATTGGAATTATTGCCGGAGGAGTTTGGGCGAACGAAGCTTGGGGATCTTACTGGAGTTGGGACCCGAAAGAAACCTGGGCGCTGATTACTTGGTTAGTCTTTGCCGCCTACCTACACGCCCGCATTACCAAAGGCTGGCAAGGTCGAAAACCCGCCATTCTTGCCGCCACAGGTTTCTGTGTGGTTTGGATTTGTTATTTAGGTGTGAATTTATTAGGCAAAGGGTTACACTCCTATGGGTGGTTTTTTTAA